The Streptomyces sp. NBC_00454 DNA segment TCATCGACGACGGCAGGGGGCTGGTGGGCCGGGCCGTGGACCTGACCTGCCGACTGTGCGACAGCGAGCCGGCGCGGGCGGTACTGGCCGCGGACGAGACGATCGGGCTGGTGTTCGTGGTCTCCGACCTGCTGTACCGCACGGTGGTCTGGGAGGGCGGCCGGTTCGTCGAGCCCGAGTGCTACGCACCGCATCCCGTGCACTTCAAGGAGACGGACGAGACGGCCTGGTTCCACGTCCCCCGCCGGGCCCGGCCGCCGCTGCCGGAGCCCGGTCGGCCGCGGCAGGGGAACGACCGGGGACCGGTCGGGGAGCAGCGGACCGTGGAGCACCGGACCGGGGAGCGGCAGCCGGGGCAGCAGCGCCAGGAGGCGCGGCCCGCGTCGCGGGCGAAGTACGCGATCACCGTGCACGGGCCCAACCAGATCGTGGACGGCGCGGAGGTGCACGGGAACATCACCGGAGCGGCCTTCACGCGCAACGGAAAGGGCGGCGCGAAGGGGGACTGCGAAGATGAGTGACGGAGCAGGGGCCGGCGCCGGTGGCGGCGCACCGGGGGCCGGAGCCCCCGCGGGCGGCAAGGCCGGCGGTGGCGGACCGGGCGCGGGGGGTGCGGGGGGCGCCCCGGGCGGCGACGGCCGCGACTACGGCGCGGCCCGTGGCGGCCCGTTGGGCAACAGGCTGTCGGACGGCGGGTACGACGCCGCGCAGCAGGCCCGCGCCCACTTCTTCGACGTGCACGGGCGCAACGCCGTCGTCGACGGCACCCGGGGCGACGTCCACCTGGGCGATCACCACCACCACTACGACGGGGGGCGGGCCGCGGCCGCCCGGCTGATCACCGGATCGGTGCACCGCGACGAACTCCGCCGGCTCCGGCGGGTGTTCGAGGAGCCGCCCGAGTACGGTGCCGCGCGCACCCGCCTGGAGCGGCAGCGCCTGATCGCGCTGTGCGGCGATCCGGGCAGCGGACGCACGTACACGGCGCTGTCCCTGCTCGACGAGGTCACGCGCGGCCACATCGAGCGGCTGGACCCGCGCACGGAGCTCCACCGCATCGACGGTGCGGACCTCCGGCCGGAGCACGGCTACCTGGTGGAGATCACCGGGGACGGCATGTTCCTCCCCGAGCAGCGACCGGCGGACGAGGACCGTTACGGGCTCCGGGTCCAGCCCGCCGAACCCCCGGCCGAAGTGCACCTGGACCGGCTCGGCTCGCTGCTGGAGCAGCGCGGCGCGTACGCCGTCCTGGTCGTCGAGGCGGGCGGCTTCGCGGACGAACTGCTGCGCGGACGGTACGGCACGCTGTTCCGGCCGCCCTCGGCCGACGGCATGCTGCACAAGCACCTGGTGGCCCTGCTGGGGCACGGCGAGGCGGAGCGGCTGGCGCAGGCCCTGGCCCTGGCGGAGCGGCAGGACGTGGCCGCGGCCCTGGGTCTGGACCTGCTGCGGCCCCACGAGGTCGAGTCGCTGGCGCGGCTCCTCGTCGACCACCTCGCGGGGAAGCTGCCCGAGGAGGAACTGCTGGCCGAGCTGCGGACCTTCGCCGTGCGGCAGGCGCAGGCCTGGTTCGCGGCGCCGGGGCGGGTGCCGCCCCGCAACAGGGCGGCGGTGGCCGCGGCGACGCGGCTGACGGCCTTCCGCACGACGGTGGCGGTGTTCAGCGGTTCGCCGTACAGCGTGGCCGCCGAGGCCGCCGAGCGGCTGGCCTGGGAGTTCGCGGTGGCCATGGACCCCTCGAAGGACCCGGGCCGGACTCTCTTCCACGATCACCAGGACGCCCGCCTGGCGGCCGCCCGGACCGAACTGTTCACCGGGGAGGTCCTGTTCGGCAATCGCCCCCTGGGCGTGCGCAGCGTGCGCCTCCAGGGGCGGGCCCTGCCCTGGGCCGTGCTCTCCAACGCCTGGGACGGCTATCCCAACGTACGCGGGCCCCTGGGCCGCTGGCTGCGGACGCTGTGCGACGACGGCCGACCCGTCGCCTGGGTGCCCGCGGCCCTCACCGTCGGAGCGCTGTGCACGCGCGATCTGACGTTCCTGCTCGAGGAGGTGGTGCTGCCGATGGCGAGCTCGGACTCCCCCGAGCAGCACATGGCCGCGGCCACGGCAGTGGCCCACGCGGCGGCACTGGACGAGACGGTCCGGCCGATCGTGCGCGACATGGTGCGGATCTGGGCGCGCCAGAGCGAGAACGCGGGCCTGCGCAGCACGGCGGCGCTGGTACACGGTTACGGCACCGTCGAGCGGTCCGTCTCCGCCTCCCTCGACGAACTCGGCATCCTGGCCGGGCTCGACGAAGGGGAGCTGCCGACGCCCGCCTCGTACAGCGTGGCCCGGCTGGCCGTCGGAACCCACGGCGCCACCGCGGTGGCACGGCTGGGCACCTGGCTCGGCGACCGCCGCCGCAACCGCCACGACCTGGCCCTGTTCACCGTGGACCGGCTGCTCTGGCAGCGGCCCACCGCCCTGTGGGGCCTGGAGGAGGTCCCCTGGTTCGCCCGGCACGCGGGGCGACCGGTGATCGCCGGCCTCCTCGCCGCAAGGCCGGAGACCACCCGCATGCTGGCGGATCTGGTGTGGACCGGGCTGGACACCGCCCGGTGGCGGGAGGAGCTGGAGTCCTCCCTCACCCTGTGGATGCACGACGCCGACGAAGATCCCGGTTCGCTGGACGTCCTGTGCGGCTTCCTCCCGCATCTGGTGAGCTCGCCGCAGGACATCGATCGGCTACGGAACCTGGTGCGGCGCATGGAGCGCGACCCCGACGAGTCCCTGTCCGAGTCCACTGCCCGGCGACTGTACGAGGCCGTGCCGCGGACCGTGATCATCCCGCCGGGTACCTCCGGCGCCACGAGCTGAGAAGACGGAGTGATGACCATGACCTACCCCGCTCAGGTCGGCCCGCCCGCCCCGGCCGCACGGGCGGCGCGGTCGGCCCCGGCCGCGCCGCCCGTCCCCGCGGTCCGCCCCTGGGACGCCCGGCGGCCGGCTCTGGGCCCCGAGTCCCCCGGGGCCCAGAGCGAACTCCCGGCCGCCGCACAGGCGCTGGCCGGCCCCTTCATCCGCGAGTACCGTCCGGCCTGGCCGTACCGGCACCGCAGCGCCCAGTACGTGGCCGTGCTCTACTACCGCAACCGCCCGCCGCGGGCGGTGGGTCCGGAGGGCGACGACGGCTTCCTGCTGCGCTGGTTCAGCCGCCCGTACACCGCCTTCGAGCTCCAACTGGGCTGGCACACCGTCTCGTTCCGGATCGAGCTGCCCGCCTCCGAGAGAGGCAGGTCCTTCCCCGCCGACGTGGCCGTCCGGTGGCGGGTGGCCGACCCCTGCACGGTCGCCCGCAGCCAGGTCACCGACGTGGGCGTACTGCTCGTGCCGGAACTGGAGCAGCGGCTTCGCGGCGTATCGCGCACCTCCTCGATCAACGATGCCGAGAAGGTCCGCGACGCGGTCAACGCGGCGCTGGCCGAACACAAGTTGGGCGTCCGCTTCGGCCTGGAGCTGGACGTGTTCGTGACGATCCAGGCGGACCAGCTGATCCGGGAGCACGGAGCACAGGTCGGCAAGGTCCTCAACCAGACCGCCGTGGAGCAGTTCAGCCAGCGGCTGCGGGAGATCCGGGACGACAACGAGCGCCTGCTCATCGAGCGGTGGGCGGAAAGCTTCCAGCGCGCCATGGAGCGGGGCGACGACGCCGTGATGGCACAGATGATGGCCCGCAACCCCAAGGACGTCCAGGAGATCCGGAAGCTGTTCCGCAGCGAGCAGCGCGAGGAGCGCCAGGACGGCATGGAGCTCATGACCCGGCTGATCGACGGCGGCCTGCTGGAGCGCTGGGAGCTGGGCGAGCAGGCCATGGTGGTGGTGGAGTTCCTGCGCTCGGGTGCCCGCCGGGTGGCTTCCGAGCCGCTGCCCGAGCTGACGGACGGCCGGCGCCGCGGCCGCGCCCTCTTCTGGGACCGCGAGCCGGAACGGGGCTCCGCGGACCCGGCCGACGGAGCGGTCGGCGATGCCGGGGGCGTCGGGCAACAGGCCCCCGCCGGGCCCGCAGCGGACGCCGACCGGTGACGGCCGCCGGGCCCGCGGAGGGCACGCCGCTGTCCGAGCCGGGGGCCCGGCTGGTCGCGGAGCGACTGCTCCTCTCGGTGCGCGAGGAGATCGCGCGGGCCGACACCAAGGCCTCGATCATCCTGTCGGGATCCGTCGCCCTGCCGGCCCTCCTCGTGCAGGGCGGGCAGGGCCGACTGGGCTCCGGCCCGGCGGCCCTGGCCGGAGCGGTCGCCTGGCTGGCGGGGATCGTGATGCTGGCGCTGGTCATCCTGCCGCGCACCGGACCGGGCCGCCCGGGCTCCGGCCGCGCGGCGGGCCCCTCGGTGGCCACCCTCCAGGGCGGCGCCGGCCCGGCCGAACTGGCGGCCGCGGTGGTCGCGGCCGGCGCGGACCCGGGGCGCTGGCTCCTGGAGCAGGGCCGCGTCCTGGGGGCGATCCTGGCCCTCAAGTACCGCTGGATGCGCGCGGCGGTGTGCTGCCTGCTGCTGGGCGCCGCCGCGTTCGCGACCACCTTGTGGTGAGCCGGTGCCGTGCGCCCGGGGGGCGTCAGCCCGCCGTGGCGAACGCGGCTGCCAGGCGCGGGACGTAGTCCGCGAACGCGGGGGCCCAGCAGCCGTAGTTGTGGGCTCCGTCGCACGTGGGGGACAGCGTCGAGCCGTTGCCGTAGTCGACGAAGCGGGTGGGGATGCCGAGCGCGCCCAGCCGGGCGTCGACCGTCTTGGACGCGGCCTCGGTGAACACGTCGATGGGGCCCTGGTTTCCGGTGTAGAGCGTGACCCCGGTGCCGGCGAGCCGGGCGAGGTTGGCCGTGGCGGCGGGGTTGACCTCGTTCCACACGTGGTCCGCGTTGAAGATCGGGTAGGGGCTGCCGAAGATCGCGTCGCTGTCGACGTAGGCGCCGTAGCCCGTGCACTGGCCGGTCCCGGAGGTGCTGACCGCGCACCAGGCACCCGTGAGGTTGAGCTCGGTGGCCAGCACCGCGCCGCGGATCTCCGCCATGCCGAAGTCGATGCCGCCGGACAGCGAGGCGACCTGGCCGAAGAGGTCGGGCCGGGCTTCGGCGTAGTGCAGGGCTCCGTAGCCGCCCATCGACAGTCCGACGACGGCCCGGTGGGCGCGGTCGGGGACGGTGCGCAGGTTGGCGTCGATGAAGGGGACCACCTGCTGGAGATGGAAGGTCTCCCAGTTCGCCGCGCCGAGCGCGGTGTTCTGCATGCGCCAGTCGGCGTACCAGCCCTTGAGGCCGGCGTCCGGCACCACGGTGATCATCGAGTCGGAGTGCAGGGCGGGGGCGGCAGCGGCGTCGTCCACCGTGCCGCCGCCCCCGTGCAGGAAGTACGCCACCGGCCACCGCTTGCCGGGGTCGGCCGCGTAGCCGCTGGGCAGGAAGACGCGGATCCTGTGGCGGCCGGAGAGCTGCGGGGTGGTCACGGTGATCGTGAAGTCGGTGGCGGACCTCACTTCGGTGGCGTCGGCCACCCGGGTCAGTCCGTAGCCGTCGGTGAAGACCGGGATCTCCGGGGTGTCGGCGTGGGCCGCCGGACCGACGACGGATACGAGGACGAGGGTCACCGCCGCCGTGGCGGCGGCTCCGAGGGCCCGGGCGGCGGTGCGGACGCGTATGCCGGACAGGGGGGATCTCAAGGTGGTCTCTCTTCTGTCGGGGGTGGACGGGAGGGGCCGGTCGGGCTTCGCCTACGGGTTGATCCCGTCGTACTGGAGCACCCGGTAGGGCGCCTGCTGGGGCTGCCCGTTCCACTGCGAGACGATGAGGGTCAGGGAGGTGGCGCTCGCGCTGCCGGGGTGGATGTATCCGCCGTAGAGCGTGGGAACCTGCGGCTTGCCCCAATGGCTCGCCGGCCACGTGTTGTTGCCGACGACCTGGATCTTGGGCGCCGTCCACACGGCATCGGGCCGGGACGCGGTGCGCGTGCAGATCGCGTACTCGTCCACGTCGAAGTAGCTCATGCAGTAGCGGTTGCCGATGCGCTTGACGGAGAACTCACCGATCTTGTTCCCGGTCAGGATGGCCGTCGGTCCGACCTCGTTGGTCCACTGCCAGGCGTCCCTGAGATAGGCCCAGTTCTGCTGGGCGCCGAAGTTTCCGGCGCGGAAGTCCCCCGGCCGGATGCGGAACAGCTGGATCGCCCCGCCGTCCCCGGTGTTGATGTGCGTACCGTTCCAGCGCTTGGAGAAGATGTACAGCCAGCCGTCGGGGTCGATGCCCGCGAAGGACCACATCCCGTACATGCTCTGGTTGCCGCCCGTGCGGTCACCGGGCCAGTGGTACGGGTAGTCGTGCCAGGTCACTCCGTGGTCGTCGGAGTAGGCCACCCCCGACATCAGCGAACCGTCCCAGCCCGGAGGCGGGGTCCAGGTGAACACGGAGGTGTACTGGATGTAGGTGCGGCCGCCGAACTCGATGCAGTCGTTGGGGATGCGGGTCACCTCGGTGTCCCCGTACCCGTTGTCCTCCCCGCGCCGGTAGTCGAAGAGCTGGCTGGGCTGGCCGCCGCTGGGCAGGGCCCAGGTGAAGGAGATCGGGCTCCCGCCGGAGGCGTCGAAGCGGTCCTGGGCCAGCATCACCGGGGAACCGATCATGGTGCCGGACTGTCCGGGGCCGGCCCAGGTGTCGCCGAAGACGTAACCCCAGCTCCCGTCGTGCTCCCGGTAGTAGGGGATGCACAGGTCGCTGGAGCCCACCCCCTGGCGGCTCGCCGAGTCCCCGGGCTGTTCGACCAGGGGAGTGCCGCGCTGGGCCGCGGCGGCGGGGGTGGCCCCGAGCACGGTGGCTCCGAGCGCGCCGGCTCCGACGGCCAGTCCCGCGCCGGTCCGAAGGACGGACCTGCGGGAGATATCGGGGCGCTCCGGCTGAGATGAGAAGGGCATGGTGGTGTCTTCCTCCTGGAACGGCGGGTGTGGGGCGGCGGGGGCGGATCCGCGAAGACTGCCGGGGCCTGCCACCAGGCCAACCGGGCCGGCCGGCCGCGGGTAACGGCCCCTCCCCCTCACGGGGACGTGGCAGGGGGCGAGCACGGTCCGCGCTCCGCCGCCGGTCAACCTAGGCGGGCGGCACGGAACCGGACACCCGGAACGCTCCGGGGTGACGCCGAAGGCCCGGCCCGGCTACGGTCGGCGCGAGGAGCGCGGGCACTCGGGGAGCGCGGGCCGGTCCTGGGTGCGGACGGCGGGCAGCCAGGCCGTGGACCGCGGGGAACCGGGCGGGAGGTGGACGCGGTACCACTCGTCGGACACGGTGTCCGTCTCGTCGATGATGGGCGTCCCCCCGCTCAACCGGCAGTCGACGTCCAGGACATCGCCGTGCCACACCCGGGTGGGGACGACGTTCTCTACGGTGTAGGCCCGCAAGGGGTCGATCGCCAGGCCGAGGCTGCACGGCGCGTCGCGGTCCTGGTGCTGCCTGCACTTCGCGTCGGCGTTGAACACCCGGACCTGGCCGGCGGGCGCGGCCGGTCCGCCCGCGGAGGCGGCGCCGTCGCCCACGGCGAACGAGCAGAGCGCGGCCGCCGTCACGCACACCTTGAGGACCGCGAGCGCCGTGTGGTTCCGCCGGGTTCTACGGGTGCCGGGGGCGCTACGGGGTCCGGTTCCGCGGTGTTCCTCCGGACGCGCGGCCCCCGCATCCGTACCGCGCCCAAGGGTGATCCGCGCCAGCAGGCTCTCGGCGGTGTGCCCGGCGCGCGCGGCGTGGGTCGGGGCCAGACAGTCGGCGACCAGCTCCCGCCAGAAGGGCGGCAGCTCGTGGTGCAGCCTCAACCGGGCGCGGCCGTCGGCGTATTCCTGTGTGGCGGCGCCGCGCGAGACCGGGGTGGCGCCGGGGAACGGCGGGGCCCCGGACGCGAACGCCTCGTGGATCATGACGCCCAGCGCCCAGATGTCCACGCTGGGCCGGATCTCGACGCCCCGCTCGCCCAACGGGGCCTTCCAGCGCTCCGGGGGCAGGTAGTCCGCGGTCCCCATGGGCGGGGCGTAGCCGTGGGTTCCCAGGGTGCCGGTCAGTTCCGTGGCGAGCCCGAAGTCCGAGAGCCTGACCGACCCGTCCGCCATGATCAGGACGTTCTCCGGTTTGAGGTCCCCGTGCACCCAGCCGCTGCCGTGGAGATGGGCCAGCCCCTCACAGATGCCGACGATCAGGAGCGCCGCTTCCTCCTCGGTCACCCCGGTGTCCAGCAGGTCCCTCAGACTGCCCCGGGCCCGCTCCATGACCAGCACGATCGCCCCGTCCAGACTCGGCCGGTCCGGGTCGCTGAGGACGACGGAGTCCAGGAGCCGGATCAGCCTCGGGTGCGGGGACCGGCGGCCGAGTTCGACCTCCCGCCGGGCGGACTCCGCGACCTTGCGTGCTTGGCGCGGCGCGAGTCCGGCGGTCTGCAGGAACTTCAGCGCGACCTCCTCGCCGCCGTCCACGGCCCGTGCGGAATGGACGGTCGACCAGCCGCCGGCCCCGATCAGTTCGGCGACCTCCCAGCGGGCCACGCGGTAGCCGCGCGGGGGCAGTTCCGTACGGTCGCTTCCCGATGCCCCGGCCGAGCCGTGCATGCTCTCCCCCTCGCGCGTTCGCGTCCCGCGTTCCGTCCCGCCGCCCCGTCTCCCCCGGCCCTCGGGCCCTGCGGCCCTGCCGTCGCCCGCCGCTAGCGCGGGCCCGCGCCCGCCCGTGGCGGCAGCAGCCCGAGGTGCTCCTCGCGCACGAGGCCGAACCGCAGCGCGACGGCGACGACCGTCTCCCTCTTGCCGTTGCGACGGGCGCCCCGGCCGGACTCGCCCTCCCCCGGTCCGCGCAGCCGCATCTTCTCCTCGGCGAGGTAGTCGATGTGTGCGCTGACCGCCCGGCCCGTGAGCCCGGCGCCCCCGGCCAGTGGCTTCAGCCGCTCGACGATCTGCGGGGTGGTCGGCACCGCCAGCGGGGATTCGTCCCGCAGTCTCGGCTCGCAGAGCGCGACCAGGACGAGGAAGTACATGGCCGTCTCGTCCAGGGAGTACGCCGTGACGGTACGGCTCCCCCATCCGGCGCCCGTGCTGTCCGGATCCAGATAGACGTGGTCCGGAGCGAAGACCTGGAAGGCGACGGTGGTGCCGCTGCGGGTGGGCAGCACGACACGGGAGAACTCGAAGGGAATGGGCGCCGCGGCCCGTCGTGGCGGCACCCTCAGGTACTCCCCCGCTCCCTCGGGGTTCTCCACGAGGTAGCTCTGGGTCGTGCTGTGGTTGCTGAGCTGCCAGTGGTCGTCCGCCACCCGGATCTCCCCGGCC contains these protein-coding regions:
- a CDS encoding Pycsar system effector family protein; protein product: MTAAGPAEGTPLSEPGARLVAERLLLSVREEIARADTKASIILSGSVALPALLVQGGQGRLGSGPAALAGAVAWLAGIVMLALVILPRTGPGRPGSGRAAGPSVATLQGGAGPAELAAAVVAAGADPGRWLLEQGRVLGAILALKYRWMRAAVCCLLLGAAAFATTLW
- a CDS encoding alpha/beta hydrolase, translating into MRSPLSGIRVRTAARALGAAATAAVTLVLVSVVGPAAHADTPEIPVFTDGYGLTRVADATEVRSATDFTITVTTPQLSGRHRIRVFLPSGYAADPGKRWPVAYFLHGGGGTVDDAAAAPALHSDSMITVVPDAGLKGWYADWRMQNTALGAANWETFHLQQVVPFIDANLRTVPDRAHRAVVGLSMGGYGALHYAEARPDLFGQVASLSGGIDFGMAEIRGAVLATELNLTGAWCAVSTSGTGQCTGYGAYVDSDAIFGSPYPIFNADHVWNEVNPAATANLARLAGTGVTLYTGNQGPIDVFTEAASKTVDARLGALGIPTRFVDYGNGSTLSPTCDGAHNYGCWAPAFADYVPRLAAAFATAG
- a CDS encoding DUF4185 domain-containing protein, whose product is MPFSSQPERPDISRRSVLRTGAGLAVGAGALGATVLGATPAAAAQRGTPLVEQPGDSASRQGVGSSDLCIPYYREHDGSWGYVFGDTWAGPGQSGTMIGSPVMLAQDRFDASGGSPISFTWALPSGGQPSQLFDYRRGEDNGYGDTEVTRIPNDCIEFGGRTYIQYTSVFTWTPPPGWDGSLMSGVAYSDDHGVTWHDYPYHWPGDRTGGNQSMYGMWSFAGIDPDGWLYIFSKRWNGTHINTGDGGAIQLFRIRPGDFRAGNFGAQQNWAYLRDAWQWTNEVGPTAILTGNKIGEFSVKRIGNRYCMSYFDVDEYAICTRTASRPDAVWTAPKIQVVGNNTWPASHWGKPQVPTLYGGYIHPGSASATSLTLIVSQWNGQPQQAPYRVLQYDGINP
- a CDS encoding serine/threonine-protein kinase; its protein translation is MHGSAGASGSDRTELPPRGYRVARWEVAELIGAGGWSTVHSARAVDGGEEVALKFLQTAGLAPRQARKVAESARREVELGRRSPHPRLIRLLDSVVLSDPDRPSLDGAIVLVMERARGSLRDLLDTGVTEEEAALLIVGICEGLAHLHGSGWVHGDLKPENVLIMADGSVRLSDFGLATELTGTLGTHGYAPPMGTADYLPPERWKAPLGERGVEIRPSVDIWALGVMIHEAFASGAPPFPGATPVSRGAATQEYADGRARLRLHHELPPFWRELVADCLAPTHAARAGHTAESLLARITLGRGTDAGAARPEEHRGTGPRSAPGTRRTRRNHTALAVLKVCVTAAALCSFAVGDGAASAGGPAAPAGQVRVFNADAKCRQHQDRDAPCSLGLAIDPLRAYTVENVVPTRVWHGDVLDVDCRLSGGTPIIDETDTVSDEWYRVHLPPGSPRSTAWLPAVRTQDRPALPECPRSSRRP
- a CDS encoding serine/threonine protein kinase, translating into MSGIVIHLPRGGGDSGEPGCADAVTLRLGPGETARFGRGSARTPVELRLDDPAISRLAGEIRVADDHWQLSNHSTTQSYLVENPEGAGEYLRVPPRRAAAPIPFEFSRVVLPTRSGTTVAFQVFAPDHVYLDPDSTGAGWGSRTVTAYSLDETAMYFLVLVALCEPRLRDESPLAVPTTPQIVERLKPLAGGAGLTGRAVSAHIDYLAEEKMRLRGPGEGESGRGARRNGKRETVVAVALRFGLVREEHLGLLPPRAGAGPR